In Hahella sp. KA22, one genomic interval encodes:
- a CDS encoding peptide ABC transporter substrate-binding protein: MKTLHLFAGATMLAAAFTLSGCGGSGDEPVSVAPKAEAAQVSQMETKSGAKQSGSATTRMHPTTGEPLSAEQVLVRGNGSEPGSIDPQLVDDSVGGAVVNDLFEGLTSSGPNGQLLPGVAESWSASEDFKTWTFKLRHNAKWSDGEPVTANDFVYSWRRAVNPEVGSNYAYYMEVAGVANSTAIVNGEKPLTDLGVKALDDYTLQVSLEVPVTYLPIMVSHYTTFPSPQRAVEKYKGDWTKPGNIVSNGAYKLKEWSVGEKMVAVRNEHYWGNENTIINEVVYLPIDDTVAEMQRFEAGEMHHTNTVPVSQMERIKQDMNDELISVPKLATYMYQFNLQEKPFDDVRVRKALSYAIDRDIIVKYITKGGQTPAYSITPPEVNGFHYVAPEISKMTQAERDAEAVRLLNEAGYNKDNPLVFDLVYNTSEGHKSIAVAISQMWKEKLGAIVTPTNMEWKTFLTEKAAGNFKVARYGWNGDYNEASTFLTLMLSNSGNNDGKWSNAEFDKLLADARNSTDPAPFYEKAEQILSEEMPVAPIYFYRGLRMVSPQLGGYATNNPLDIAYAKDMYIKAQ; this comes from the coding sequence ATGAAAACATTACACCTGTTTGCCGGCGCGACCATGTTGGCCGCTGCCTTTACCTTGTCAGGATGCGGCGGTTCCGGTGATGAACCGGTTTCCGTCGCGCCAAAAGCGGAAGCCGCCCAAGTCAGTCAGATGGAGACAAAGTCGGGGGCGAAGCAATCTGGGAGCGCAACAACGCGAATGCACCCGACGACAGGAGAGCCGTTGTCCGCGGAGCAGGTGCTGGTAAGGGGTAATGGTTCGGAGCCCGGCTCCATAGATCCTCAACTGGTGGATGACAGTGTCGGCGGCGCCGTCGTTAATGATTTGTTCGAAGGCTTGACCAGCAGTGGTCCCAACGGCCAGTTGCTGCCCGGAGTGGCGGAGAGCTGGAGCGCCAGCGAAGACTTCAAAACCTGGACCTTCAAGCTGCGCCACAACGCCAAATGGAGTGACGGCGAACCCGTCACCGCCAATGATTTTGTCTATTCCTGGAGACGCGCGGTTAATCCTGAAGTCGGCTCCAACTACGCTTACTACATGGAAGTCGCCGGCGTCGCCAACAGCACCGCCATCGTCAACGGCGAAAAACCGCTTACCGATCTGGGCGTGAAAGCGCTGGATGATTACACCCTGCAGGTGTCTCTGGAAGTGCCGGTGACCTATCTGCCCATCATGGTGTCCCACTACACCACTTTCCCTTCGCCACAGAGAGCCGTGGAAAAATACAAAGGCGACTGGACCAAGCCTGGCAACATCGTCTCCAACGGCGCCTACAAGCTGAAAGAATGGAGTGTCGGCGAAAAAATGGTCGCCGTACGCAATGAACACTACTGGGGCAATGAGAACACCATCATCAATGAAGTGGTGTACCTGCCCATCGACGACACCGTCGCCGAAATGCAGCGCTTTGAAGCCGGTGAGATGCACCACACCAACACGGTGCCGGTTTCCCAGATGGAGCGCATCAAGCAAGACATGAACGATGAGCTGATCTCCGTGCCAAAACTGGCGACTTACATGTATCAGTTCAATCTGCAGGAAAAACCCTTCGACGACGTGCGCGTACGTAAAGCGCTGAGCTATGCGATCGACCGCGACATCATCGTCAAATACATCACCAAAGGCGGGCAGACTCCCGCTTACAGCATCACCCCTCCAGAAGTGAACGGCTTCCATTATGTCGCGCCTGAAATCAGCAAAATGACCCAGGCGGAAAGAGACGCTGAAGCGGTTCGTCTGCTCAACGAAGCCGGCTATAACAAGGACAACCCCCTGGTGTTCGATCTGGTGTATAACACCAGCGAAGGCCACAAATCCATCGCCGTCGCCATCAGCCAGATGTGGAAGGAAAAACTGGGCGCCATCGTGACGCCGACCAACATGGAATGGAAAACCTTCCTGACCGAAAAAGCCGCCGGTAACTTCAAAGTGGCCCGCTACGGCTGGAACGGCGACTATAACGAAGCCTCCACCTTTCTGACCTTGATGTTGTCCAACAGCGGCAACAATGATGGCAAGTGGAGCAATGCAGAATTCGACAAACTGCTTGCAGACGCGCGCAACTCCACAGATCCTGCGCCTTTCTATGAGAAAGCGGAGCAGATCCTCAGCGAAGAAATGCCTGTGGCGC
- a CDS encoding DUF885 family protein, which produces MYKAKLKLYSCVLLSTLSLGGGIVTNAAWAAETGSVPAMAQTEASDQQAEALFDRIFKGWVSRSPTFQSYLGIKTDYDKWDDMSEAFAEESLRIAKADLQDLLALDPLRLNSSNQLSYQLMQQQLEAQIEDYRWRHYDYPVNQMFGTHSDTPSLLINQHSIDDVKDAEAYISRLNGIPALFDQLIEQLALRADEGVIPPRFVFPKVIQSSRNIISGKPFGGEEESALLADFSAKVATTDIPDARKKALIAEANKALLTSVKPAYEKLIAYLADLEKRADDKAGVWKFPDGDAFYANALRRITTTDMSAEEIHQLGLKEVARIHDEMRAIMQQVKFKGDLQAFFAFMREDKQFYYPETEEGKQAYLQKATALIDDMKANLPKLFLTLPKADLKVKAVEPFREQEAGKAFYEAPALEGDRPGLYYANLYKMSEMPIYEMDALAYHEGIPGHHMQISISQELDKLPTFRKFGDYTAYIEGWGLYSELLPKEMGFYKDPYADFGRLSMELWRACRLVVDTGIHAKHWTREQAIDYLAENTPNARGDVVRSIERYIVMPGQATAYKIGMLKFQSLRQKAKQELGEKFDIREYHDIVLRDGAVPLNVLDGLVTDWIDHKKRDVLAKEKDALQDGKS; this is translated from the coding sequence ATGTATAAAGCGAAGTTAAAACTGTATTCCTGCGTGCTGCTGTCCACCTTGAGCCTGGGCGGCGGCATTGTCACTAATGCGGCCTGGGCCGCGGAGACAGGGAGCGTACCCGCGATGGCGCAGACAGAAGCGTCGGATCAACAGGCGGAAGCCTTGTTCGACCGTATTTTTAAAGGCTGGGTGTCGCGCAGCCCCACCTTCCAGTCCTATCTGGGCATCAAAACTGACTACGACAAATGGGACGACATGAGCGAAGCGTTCGCCGAGGAATCGCTGCGTATCGCCAAGGCGGATTTACAGGATCTGCTGGCGCTGGACCCCTTGCGTCTCAATTCGTCGAACCAACTGAGCTATCAGTTGATGCAACAGCAACTGGAAGCGCAGATTGAAGACTACCGCTGGCGTCACTACGACTATCCGGTAAACCAGATGTTCGGGACCCATTCCGATACGCCTTCTCTATTGATCAATCAGCACAGCATTGACGACGTGAAGGATGCAGAGGCGTATATCAGTCGACTTAACGGCATTCCCGCTCTGTTCGATCAGCTTATTGAGCAGCTGGCGTTGCGGGCGGACGAGGGTGTGATTCCGCCGCGTTTTGTCTTTCCCAAAGTGATCCAGTCCAGCCGCAACATCATCAGCGGCAAGCCCTTCGGCGGCGAGGAAGAGAGCGCCCTGCTTGCGGACTTCTCTGCGAAAGTCGCTACGACGGACATTCCCGATGCGCGTAAAAAGGCTCTGATCGCGGAAGCCAATAAAGCGCTGCTGACGTCGGTGAAGCCGGCCTACGAAAAACTGATCGCCTATCTGGCTGACCTGGAAAAGCGCGCTGACGACAAAGCCGGGGTCTGGAAATTCCCCGATGGCGATGCGTTCTACGCCAACGCGCTGCGTCGCATCACCACCACGGATATGAGTGCGGAAGAGATTCATCAGCTAGGCCTCAAGGAAGTCGCCCGTATCCATGATGAAATGCGCGCCATCATGCAGCAGGTGAAATTCAAAGGCGACCTGCAGGCGTTTTTCGCCTTCATGCGTGAGGACAAGCAGTTCTATTACCCGGAAACGGAAGAGGGCAAACAGGCGTATCTGCAGAAGGCCACAGCGCTGATCGACGATATGAAAGCCAACCTGCCCAAACTGTTCCTGACGCTGCCCAAGGCGGACCTGAAGGTCAAAGCGGTGGAGCCGTTCCGAGAGCAGGAGGCGGGCAAGGCGTTTTATGAAGCGCCAGCGCTGGAAGGGGATCGCCCGGGTCTGTATTACGCCAACCTCTACAAGATGAGCGAAATGCCCATTTATGAGATGGATGCGTTGGCCTACCACGAAGGCATTCCTGGTCACCACATGCAGATCTCCATCTCCCAGGAGCTGGATAAGCTGCCCACCTTCCGCAAGTTTGGCGACTACACCGCCTACATCGAAGGCTGGGGACTGTACTCTGAACTGCTGCCGAAAGAGATGGGGTTCTACAAAGATCCCTATGCGGATTTTGGACGTTTGTCCATGGAACTGTGGCGCGCCTGCCGTCTGGTTGTCGACACTGGCATTCACGCCAAGCACTGGACGCGGGAGCAGGCGATCGACTATCTGGCGGAGAATACGCCTAACGCCCGCGGCGACGTGGTCCGGTCCATTGAGCGTTACATTGTCATGCCCGGGCAGGCCACTGCGTACAAGATCGGCATGCTTAAATTCCAGTCGCTAAGACAAAAAGCCAAGCAGGAATTAGGTGAGAAATTCGACATTCGCGAGTACCATGATATTGTATTGCGTGACGGAGCCGTTCCGTTAAATGTTTTGGATGGACTGGTGACCGATTGGATCGATCACAAAAAAAGGGATGTTCTCGCCAAAGAAAAAGATGCGCTTCAGGACGGGAAGTCATGA
- a CDS encoding lipopolysaccharide assembly protein LapB has product MTTHIRSYSMKQAVRTGVLICLSAWLLTAAALCSAEGMEISPQTYKKVVKAREYISEEKYGDAEALLLEQKERSKRKKFDHIEVLRTLGYLYAARSQYGKAMQVFEEAMKVEGLPPELARELRYNLAQMYMAQDLFAKAAPQLEIYLQESEQAKQKPGSAVYLALANCYSQQKQYAKVIPVVRKAIATESKAQESWLQLLLAAHYELKEYDQAVNVLKELLLAYPEKKQYWKQLSGVYMQLKKDAAAVAVLEMAYRRDMLEEEKEFVNLANYLAYQNAPLRAGKIMEDGMQRGVVVSNGDNLRKLAGFWRQARERKRAIDAYKAALQQQVTGDTQLDLAYQLYENEDYRALVDLLNAPATDMSEEQKGRALLLKGQAYYNLEQSQEALATMREASRFDASAPAAKRWISFLTAGAEQ; this is encoded by the coding sequence ATGACAACACATATCCGTTCATATTCGATGAAACAAGCAGTCCGCACGGGCGTGCTGATCTGTCTGTCCGCATGGTTGCTGACCGCCGCCGCGCTGTGTAGCGCCGAAGGCATGGAAATCTCCCCGCAAACCTACAAAAAAGTGGTGAAAGCCAGGGAGTACATTTCCGAGGAAAAATACGGCGATGCGGAAGCATTGCTGCTGGAGCAGAAAGAACGCAGCAAGCGCAAAAAATTCGACCATATCGAAGTCTTGCGTACTTTGGGCTATCTCTACGCCGCCCGCAGCCAGTATGGGAAGGCCATGCAGGTGTTCGAGGAAGCCATGAAGGTGGAGGGATTGCCGCCTGAGCTGGCGCGGGAGCTGCGCTACAACCTGGCGCAGATGTATATGGCGCAGGACTTGTTCGCGAAAGCGGCGCCGCAGCTGGAGATCTATCTGCAGGAGAGCGAGCAGGCCAAGCAGAAGCCCGGCTCCGCCGTGTATCTGGCGCTGGCCAATTGCTACTCCCAGCAGAAGCAATACGCCAAGGTGATACCGGTGGTGCGCAAGGCCATTGCAACGGAAAGCAAGGCGCAGGAATCCTGGCTGCAACTGCTGCTGGCGGCCCATTATGAACTCAAGGAATATGATCAGGCCGTCAACGTGCTCAAGGAGTTGCTGCTTGCATATCCGGAGAAAAAGCAGTATTGGAAGCAGTTGTCCGGCGTGTATATGCAACTCAAAAAGGACGCCGCGGCGGTCGCCGTTCTCGAAATGGCCTACCGACGCGATATGCTGGAGGAGGAAAAAGAGTTCGTGAATCTCGCCAACTATCTCGCCTACCAGAATGCGCCCTTACGCGCCGGCAAAATCATGGAGGACGGCATGCAACGCGGCGTGGTCGTCAGCAACGGCGACAACCTGCGTAAGCTGGCCGGCTTCTGGCGTCAGGCGCGGGAACGCAAGCGCGCCATCGACGCTTACAAAGCCGCCCTGCAACAACAAGTCACCGGGGACACCCAACTGGATCTCGCTTATCAGCTGTATGAGAACGAAGACTATCGCGCGCTGGTTGATTTGCTCAACGCGCCCGCGACAGACATGAGCGAGGAGCAGAAAGGCCGGGCGTTGTTGTTGAAAGGGCAGGCCTATTACAACCTGGAGCAGTCCCAGGAGGCGTTGGCGACGATGCGAGAAGCATCGCGCTTTGACGCCAGCGCTCCTGCCGCGAAACGCTGGATCAGCTTTCTGACCGCGGGCGCGGAGCAGTAA
- a CDS encoding energy transducer TonB, which yields MKFRFAAALGLALITVLGLFRLMDQLIHNDGKELADKDDIGMIDFVRVQKEDPVKERKRELPKPPPPKRPPPPPEMKTTQSASRPQTPQLKVDMPRVDANLGLALGQMGQVGMAASSAGDSGVIGKATFPPDFPREAARAGIEGWVEVEFTVNAQGRVEDIKVVASEPRKIFDKAAKQCISKWTFKPAMVDGKPVATRARQRIDFTL from the coding sequence ATGAAATTCAGATTCGCAGCAGCATTAGGCCTGGCCTTGATCACCGTACTGGGGTTGTTTCGGCTGATGGATCAGCTCATCCACAATGACGGCAAGGAACTGGCGGACAAGGACGACATCGGTATGATCGATTTCGTGCGGGTGCAGAAGGAAGACCCGGTCAAGGAACGCAAACGGGAGCTGCCGAAACCGCCGCCTCCGAAGCGTCCGCCGCCTCCGCCGGAAATGAAGACCACGCAGAGCGCCTCGCGTCCGCAGACGCCGCAACTCAAAGTGGACATGCCCCGGGTTGACGCCAACCTGGGACTGGCTCTGGGACAGATGGGGCAGGTCGGGATGGCGGCCAGTTCCGCCGGAGACAGCGGCGTCATCGGTAAAGCCACCTTCCCGCCGGACTTTCCACGGGAAGCGGCGCGCGCCGGAATAGAAGGCTGGGTGGAAGTGGAATTCACCGTCAACGCGCAAGGTCGGGTGGAAGACATCAAAGTGGTGGCGTCGGAGCCGCGCAAGATATTCGACAAAGCCGCCAAGCAGTGTATTTCCAAATGGACTTTCAAGCCCGCCATGGTGGACGGCAAGCCCGTCGCCACCCGGGCTCGACAACGTATTGACTTCACTCTTTAG
- a CDS encoding biopolymer transporter ExbD: protein MRRRYASAESEDTAIDMTPMLDIVFIMLIFFIVTTSFIKEAGIDVNRPSANTAQTVKKGNIMIAVADDGAVWIDKRKVEVAQVRPNVERLRAENPEGAVVIQADTESRSGIVVEVMDQVRMAGVQNISIAAVKK, encoded by the coding sequence ATGAGAAGAAGATATGCTTCCGCGGAGTCGGAAGACACCGCCATCGACATGACGCCGATGCTCGACATCGTATTCATCATGCTGATTTTCTTTATCGTCACCACGTCGTTCATCAAGGAAGCGGGCATTGACGTTAACCGCCCCAGCGCCAATACCGCGCAGACGGTGAAAAAGGGCAACATCATGATCGCCGTCGCGGATGATGGCGCGGTGTGGATCGACAAGCGCAAGGTGGAAGTGGCCCAGGTGCGTCCCAATGTGGAGCGTCTGCGCGCGGAAAACCCGGAAGGCGCGGTGGTGATTCAGGCGGATACGGAATCCCGTTCCGGCATCGTGGTGGAAGTGATGGATCAGGTGCGGATGGCGGGGGTGCAGAACATCTCCATCGCTGCAGTGAAAAAGTAG
- a CDS encoding MotA/TolQ/ExbB proton channel family protein: MVWFILDEIESIKRFLGLGGDVLIAIFVLTVLLWTLILERYFFFAMSFPAQAKSILLQWSERVEAAAWNNQQVRRALISQASISAHQSLPLIKTLIALCPLLGLLGTVVGMVQVFDVLAVTGTGSPRAMASGISKATIPTMAGMMAALSGIYFAVQLEKRAQKVTRELTDKLQHH; encoded by the coding sequence ATGGTTTGGTTCATTCTTGACGAAATTGAGTCCATCAAGCGCTTTCTGGGCCTGGGCGGCGACGTGCTGATCGCCATCTTCGTCCTGACCGTGCTGTTGTGGACGCTGATTCTGGAGCGTTACTTCTTCTTCGCCATGAGCTTTCCGGCTCAGGCGAAGAGCATTTTGCTGCAATGGAGCGAACGTGTTGAGGCCGCGGCCTGGAACAATCAGCAAGTGCGCCGCGCGTTGATCTCGCAGGCGTCCATTAGCGCGCATCAGTCACTGCCCTTGATCAAGACGCTAATCGCGCTCTGTCCTTTGTTGGGACTGTTGGGAACGGTGGTGGGGATGGTGCAGGTGTTCGACGTACTCGCCGTCACCGGCACCGGCAGCCCCAGGGCGATGGCGTCCGGCATTTCCAAGGCGACGATTCCCACCATGGCGGGAATGATGGCGGCGCTGTCCGGCATTTATTTCGCCGTGCAATTGGAAAAGCGCGCCCAGAAAGTGACCCGGGAGCTGACCGACAAATTACAGCATCACTAA
- a CDS encoding MotA/TolQ/ExbB proton channel family protein → MRILKHLTVSSCILAAALATTAVKAGTNEDLQALLQQIKEDRVTESKENKSREAKFKAEKDQRQALLAKAQAELKAEQARMDNLKTAYDDNEKQLTELKETLEQRKGSLGEMFGLVRQTANDTKGVFQASMVTAQYPERMALMSSLAESTALPSIDELEKFWIELYQAMTASGEVTRFDATVVYGEGDQAEKSVTRIGTFNAIADGKYLNYSAQTGKFEQLSRQPESAMLELAAGLENANDGYQPFFIDPSRGVILSLLVQSPSLEERVQQGGAVGYVILALGAVGLLLALFGYLRLSYIQSGVKKQLKSKDVIRGNPMGDIMQTYQDNKDADVETLELKLDEVIMKNAPKLEKGVGFIKLFASVAPLLGLLGTVIGMIATFQAITLFGTGDPKLMAGGISEALVTTMLGLIVAVPLVFAHTLVNGKSRRLIQTLEEQSAGFIALHKEAEAAR, encoded by the coding sequence ATGAGAATACTCAAACATTTAACTGTCTCCAGTTGCATTCTGGCGGCGGCGTTGGCGACTACCGCTGTCAAAGCCGGCACCAATGAAGACCTACAGGCGCTGTTACAGCAGATCAAGGAAGACCGGGTCACCGAGTCCAAAGAAAACAAAAGCCGCGAAGCGAAATTCAAAGCGGAGAAAGATCAGCGTCAGGCGCTGCTGGCAAAGGCTCAGGCGGAATTGAAGGCGGAGCAGGCCCGTATGGACAACCTGAAAACCGCTTACGATGACAACGAAAAACAGCTGACCGAACTGAAGGAAACCCTGGAGCAGCGTAAAGGCTCCCTGGGCGAGATGTTCGGCCTGGTGCGGCAGACCGCCAACGACACCAAAGGCGTGTTTCAGGCGTCCATGGTCACGGCGCAATACCCGGAGCGCATGGCGCTGATGAGTTCATTGGCGGAGAGCACGGCGTTGCCATCTATCGATGAGCTGGAGAAGTTCTGGATTGAGCTTTATCAGGCCATGACCGCCTCGGGAGAAGTCACCCGTTTCGACGCCACCGTGGTGTACGGCGAGGGCGATCAGGCGGAGAAAAGCGTCACCCGCATCGGCACATTCAACGCCATCGCGGACGGCAAGTACCTCAACTATTCCGCCCAGACCGGCAAATTCGAGCAGCTCTCACGGCAGCCGGAAAGCGCCATGCTGGAACTGGCGGCGGGTCTGGAAAACGCCAATGACGGTTATCAGCCGTTTTTCATTGACCCCTCACGGGGCGTGATCCTGTCGCTGCTGGTGCAGAGTCCGAGTTTGGAAGAACGCGTTCAGCAGGGCGGCGCCGTAGGCTATGTGATTCTCGCGCTGGGCGCGGTGGGTCTGCTGCTGGCGTTGTTCGGTTACCTGCGCCTCAGCTACATCCAGTCCGGCGTGAAGAAACAGCTTAAGTCCAAGGACGTGATTCGCGGCAATCCCATGGGCGACATCATGCAAACCTATCAGGATAACAAAGACGCGGATGTGGAGACGCTGGAGCTGAAACTGGATGAAGTGATCATGAAAAACGCCCCCAAACTGGAGAAGGGCGTCGGCTTCATCAAGCTGTTCGCTTCTGTTGCTCCGCTGTTAGGGCTGCTGGGAACGGTCATCGGCATGATCGCCACGTTCCAGGCCATCACCCTGTTCGGCACCGGCGATCCCAAACTGATGGCGGGCGGTATTTCCGAAGCCCTGGTCACCACCATGTTGGGGCTGATTGTGGCGGTGCCCCTGGTTTTCGCCCACACCCTCGTCAACGGCAAGAGCCGCCGTCTGATTCAGACGCTGGAAGAACAGAGCGCAGGCTTTATCGCCTTGCATAAAGAAGCGGAAGCGGCGCGCTAG
- a CDS encoding DUF3450 domain-containing protein, whose translation MKIRSISKLLIAAPLAGLTLSLPVYADTLGESVAAQTAMVQSSQQSQARVDKLADQSDELLSEYKNVIRQIEGLKAYNDQNERIVSSQQAELSSLNTQISALEQTRTEVVPLMLRMVSALEQFVEADVPFQMDERRKRVADLRALMDRADVSTSEKFRKILEAYEVENEYGRTIEAYKASLGEGEQLRTYEFLRIGRIALMYQTPDGAETGHWNKDKKQWEALPETYRSAVSQGLKIAKKQAPPALIKLPVLAARAK comes from the coding sequence ATGAAGATCAGATCGATTTCCAAACTGCTAATTGCAGCGCCCCTGGCGGGACTGACGCTGTCCCTGCCAGTCTATGCCGATACTCTGGGCGAGTCCGTCGCCGCGCAAACCGCCATGGTTCAGTCCTCGCAGCAATCTCAGGCGCGGGTGGACAAACTGGCGGACCAGTCCGACGAATTGTTGTCCGAGTACAAGAACGTCATCCGCCAGATCGAAGGCCTGAAAGCCTATAACGATCAGAATGAGCGCATTGTCAGCTCGCAACAGGCGGAGTTGAGCTCTCTGAATACGCAGATTTCCGCCTTGGAGCAGACGCGTACGGAAGTGGTTCCGCTCATGCTGCGCATGGTGTCGGCGCTGGAGCAGTTCGTGGAAGCGGATGTGCCCTTCCAGATGGATGAACGGCGCAAGCGGGTGGCGGATCTGCGCGCCCTGATGGATCGCGCTGATGTGTCCACGTCAGAGAAATTCCGCAAAATTCTGGAAGCTTACGAGGTGGAGAACGAATACGGTCGCACCATCGAAGCCTACAAGGCCAGCCTCGGCGAAGGCGAGCAACTGAGAACCTACGAATTCCTGCGCATCGGCCGTATCGCGTTGATGTATCAAACGCCGGATGGCGCGGAAACCGGCCACTGGAACAAAGATAAAAAACAATGGGAAGCGCTGCCGGAAACCTACCGCTCCGCCGTGTCGCAAGGGCTGAAGATCGCCAAGAAACAGGCGCCGCCCGCGTTGATTAAATTACCTGTGCTGGCTGCGAGGGCGAAGTGA